DNA from Camelus dromedarius isolate mCamDro1 chromosome X, mCamDro1.pat, whole genome shotgun sequence:
CCAGAACAAAGTTCAAGAATAACTTTAGGGATGGAAAAATATCCGGCACCCAAGGGAAAATTTATAACGCCTGGCATCCAATCTCAAATTACCAGGCAtgcaaaaaagcaggaaaatccAATCCATTATGACAGAAATCAATCAAATGGCATtggctggaaagaaagaaagaaaagtgccttTATTTACCGACAGAATGACTGTGTACGTAGAAAGTCCAACGGGACTGTAAAAGAGCTATTACAATTAATTAGTGAgctcagcaaggttgcaggatacaagatatTTTAGAGGGAGCTAATCACGTTGAATGGCAGgccacaattttctttttattccatttttacatTGTCTTCAGTTACACTGTACTACTTGAATATCTGAACCCCAGAACCTCCCCTCCAACCTGAGGACAAACGCAAGACTACTAGGAGGTGCAGTAGAATAGCAGTAGCTCAGgtttattttctgtaattaacAAACGTTTAATTGCCAAACAAAATACATGGGCCCTGAGTGCGCAAGGGCCAGAAGAGGCAAAAGATCAGAACCCAATAACAAAGCGGCAACTACTGCAGAGAGCAGTGCCCTGGGGAAGGGTGCTTAGAGCGGGACACATCAGTTAGGTTAGCCCCCCTTGCCCTGCTGAGGCTGAGCAAAACTCGGGGGCACAAAGCACTGCATGGCCTGCATCACCAGGAAAAGCTGGTCAAGGCAGGAGGCGATGGAAGTTCGGAGCTGGCCAGGGTCTTCAGCAGTCAATCGgctaaaagggagggaaaaataaaattcgtTAGGAGGAGGGGAAGCACATTCCTCCCCCTGTCCCCTCACACCGACAATCCCAGAGCACCACAGCACCACGTTTCTTCCTTAGACTTCACCCCTCCCTGGCTCCATGACAGCTCCACCTGGGCGGAGACTGGCTCTGGCCACctgccaccagcccctccccggcCCACTGTAGAACTGACACAGCCAGGACGCTGCCATTCACACTGAACTCCTCCTGAACTGGCCCTTGCAGTTCCACATTTGGAGTCAGGAACCAGTGGGCGATCTCCGCCTCCACGGGCGACGGGAACGGCACAGTGAAGAAGCTGGTGGAGATATGGTTAAGGCACCATCCACACGACTGATTTTTGCCTGCGCCGCTGGCCTCCTCCTCGCTGAGACCCGCCTGCCTCCCAGGCCGCCCCTTAGGCCATCCCCAACCTCCCACCCTATACACTGAGGCCAGCCTGGACGTCACAGCCCCTACCCTCTGGTTCACGGCAGACTGGTTTGCCTCACCATTGCCACCCTCTGTCAGCCCAGACCACCCCTGGCCCATACCCCCCAGCAGCCAAGAGTACCCTCCTTTTACACTTCAGGCCCTACTCGCCTGCAAGACCCCCCCAAaccacctccagccccatcccccGGCCACCCAGCCCGCCAGGGCTCCTCAAATAGGATACAACTGAAGCAGCTGATTACCCGGACCTCCAGCCGCGGGTGCTGCATCTCCACCAGGCCCTGGTGCCTGGGGTGCCCGCTCAATCTGGGGAATGCCACCGGCTGCACCATCCGCCTCTCCTGCGACACCGGGGCCTCCGGGAGCACCTGGGCCGTCGAGGTCGCCAGGGTCGCCAGGGTCTCCAGGGTCACCAGGGTGGATGGGTTCACCGGGGCCACCTAGGTCGCCAGGGCCACCTGGCGCGCCCTGGCCACCACCGGCTGCCTCCACTGCAACAACCGCGGCACCTGCGCCTGCATCTGCTGCCCTCACGGCTCCTCCGCCATCCGCGTCAGACCCCATCTTGGATCCTCCCACCGTCGCTATGAGGAGTAGCTGAAGGACAACGTGCCCCGTCACAAAACTCAACCCCTTCGCAAGCAGTGCAACTCGGGATTCTCAGGGCGCCTGCGCAAACAGACCCCTGGCACCGCCTCCTGGCTCGTGATTGGTTCCCGCCAACAGACCCTGGAGACCCCGTAGGCTCTCTAGCCAATGGGCGCTCCCTTATGAAGCGCCAGCCCGTAGAGCGCTGTGTAACCCTAGTGAGCCTGCGCAAACAGACACCCACACGGTCTGGTCCCTTTAGACTGGCCCTGCCTCGGGCCCAGACACCCCATAAGCTGCTTAGCCAATGAGACCTCCGAACGACGCTCCTCCCCTTCACGTGGTGTGGCTCGAGCGCCCCAGTGCGCATGCCCAAACAGACGCGCGCCCAACAAGGTCTGTGGGCACGTGGCCGTTTCCCGCCAAGCCTGCGCACCCAGAGCGAGCCCCGTGCACCTCGGAGTCTCTGCCGTGGTGCCAGCCGGGCCACCCTCATGTCTGACCAGCCTGCCGACCGCCGGTCCCCTGTCATCGAGTTCTGGGAGTGAGTCAGGCGCCTCTGGGCCACGCCCGGCCTGTCCCTCTGGCCCCCCGCCCACAGCTCAAGTCtgcaggggcgggggtgggggcccagCCCCGGGGGGATGAGCCAGGGATGCGGCGCGGCTGTGCCTGCCGGCCTGGGGGAGCGaggctgccgctgccgctgccgctgccgctgccgcgcGTGCCGGGGATGGCGTGGGGCCGGGCCGCCAGGGGCTCGTGGGCTCCAGGCACACGTGCTGCAGGGACACCGTCCAGGCTGCAGGCTTGGGCCCAGGTGCACAGGTCGGAGCAGCTGGACTCAAGGGCTGCAGGAGGGGGAGCACCACGCCCGGGCCAGCTCCGCGTCTCTTTGCCCTCGGCCAGCACAGCCCTCATgcgctctccctcccccaggaacAAAGTCTTGCGGCTCTCTGGGGGGCTGGAGGTGCCAGGGGCCCTCAACTGGGAGGTGGCCCTGTGTCTGCTGGCCTGCTGGGTGCTGGTCTACTTCTGTGTCTGGAAGGGGGTCAAGTCAACAGGAAAGGTACAGCaggcggggggaggggatggCTGGGCGGGGAGGAGAAGGGACCGCAGCATGAGGGGTGGAGTGTCTCCGCCGGGGACCACTGTTGCAGTGGGAAGTGACTGGAccagggctggagcccagggagggggcagggggcaggtacTTCCATCCAGGCCACTTGATCCCCGCCCCATGGCCTTCCAAATCCAGGCCCAGcagccttccctccccaggggcagaggcccaggcagtagctgccccttccctgggtGGGACGTCCCCAACCCactgtccctccctcccagttCCTCTCTATCCCTCACTGGCTCTGTTTAGGCGGTCTCAGTAAGACCTGGTCTATGCCTGTTCCTCTCACCTGCCTGTCTGGCCCAGGGGATCCAGAGGGGAGCCTGGACACCTCCCTCCCTCAGGGGCTCCCTGGCAGGTTGCAGAGACATATATAAGAATAGTTGTGCAATAGAAGAAGGCTCACTGTACAAAGGTTGGAATAGACCCTCGCTCCTCGGTTCAGTAGTGCACGGAGCCCCAGATGGCCAGGGAAATGCCTCAAATCTAGGTCAGTGGAGCCTCTGTGTGCAGACTGCGATGGTGACTAGGTCTTGAGTAGGTCCATGGACGGTAGCGTGCCGTGCTGGaagccatggtgggagggagggcgggTCCATACACGGAAAAGGAGTCTATTCCAGAGAGAAACACTTGCCGCCCCCTGCATCAGGGAAAAggtccaatttattaatttttctggaAGTATATTACAGTttgtttacaatattatattagtttcaagtgcacaacgtagtgattcagtgtttttatgcATTACACTCCACGTGAAGTTATAAAGTATTGGCCCTAgctcctgtgctgtacaatatatccttgttgcttatcacATACAACTCACCCATCTAAAGTGAACCGCTGACTGGGTTTTAGGATGTTAATAGATTTATGCGGCCATCACCACAACCAATTTCAGAACATTCtcatcatctgtaaaagagatgtACCCGTGAGCAGTCACTCCCCAATTCTCCCGAACTCCTCCATCCTAAAAACCACCAGCTGACTTTCCTCAAACAAAACTTTAATTCACGTTCAGAATAGTTATAATAATGTATTGGAAAATCTAGTGTTTTGGCATGGCCTCAACTGGAATTGCTTTTCCAGCCTTCCCTGCTACATCGGGTTGGGCCCTGCCCTAGGTATGttacatgcatcatctcattAGTAACTGTGCAGCACACAGACGGCATTCTACccgtttgacagatgaggaaactacagCTCAGAGAGATTACAGAAGGGGCACGGGCAGGACTTGTCCGGGTGAGCCCAGAGTCGGTGTTCCGGCCTGTGCATAGCCAACATGGTCTACTCCAGAAAAATAAGAGCTATAGATGCTTAAATTCCCTCCAAGTTAAGTCACACGGTCCCTAAAAGAGGTTTTCAGTGTCATCATCTCTACCACGTTAACACAGTCATTTCTGTCAAGGTCCATTTGGCAGGACGGGGTGATGTCTGCAGAAACACGGACACGGGAATCCTGATGGACCTTCTGTAAATACGCACTGAGCGGCgctctgtgctgagcactgttCCAGAGGATTCTGCCCCACTGATACGGACAAGGCCGCTGCTCTCCCTCTCATGGAGggagatagaaaacaaaccaaaaaagatcTGGAATTCAAACAGGGCAATGGATTTACAATGgaggctttattatttttttattgaagtgtagttgctttacaatgttatgttagcttctggtgtacagcacagtgattcagtcatacatgtgcatggtccttttcatactccttttcattgtaggttactacaaggtattgaatagagttccctgtgctgtgcagtaggtccttgtttatctcttttatacatagtagtttgtatctacaaatcccaaacttaCAATGGAGACTTTAGATGAAGGAGGTGATGCTTCAGCTTCAAGCTGAACAACAGAAATCAGCCATGCAGAGACTGGGGACAGGGCACACTCTCCATAGGGGGGCCAACAGGGACAAAGGCCTTAAGACACACtcgaggaaagggaaaggaggtgaCGTCAAGAACTACAAGAACTCTTGGCAGGAACACTCCATTCAGCTCCTGGCTTTCAGGGATGGCCAACACTGAATGCCTTCGAGCAGCCTAAGGTCACATCCCTGGGATGGCCCAGCCCCCTTGCGAGTTCCTGCCTGAGGAGACAGGGCTGGCAAAAGAATTCACTATTAGTTCTAGCCAACCCCTGACacagccaccccccccccccttagaGCCTTTCTGCAGACGGCTCCCACCTGTGAATCCAGCCTCTGTCCCTCTGAGATGTCTCTGTACCTCCTACAACCCAGCAGAGTCTTTCCCGGGGACCTGAGAGCCATTCCTTTGAGATGGAATCCTTGGAAGGACGGGAGCCTCGGTCTCCCGGTCTCCGGGCCGGATGGAACCCCAGCTCCCATGACTGCCACCCACCTCGTCGCATGGACCCTGACCCACCCTCTGTGAGTTGTCACCTGAGCCCCTGCTTGCTGTCCCCCACCTCACTGTCCCTTTGGAAGACCAGCGTGTCTGCGCAGATCAGATCTGCGCTCAGCACCTCCCCTGCTGTCACCAGTTGCCAGGTAAAACCTGCTTTAGGCCTTTCCCCGAAGTCCCGCTGTGCTTCTCGCTGACACTGGTGCTGTGCTGCTGGCCTGGGAGAGAGACGAGGATGGCAGGAGGGCGCTCGTGTCTAGCGGGGACAGAGGCTCCGTTTAGCAGAACGAAACAGTCGTGCAGacggacagtggtgatggttgtacaatagGAATGTGCTCAGTGCTGCTCAAGTGCAcgcttaaaatggttaagatggtaaacttgATGTGATGTGTActgtgcaatttttttaaaaaacaaacacccatACCACAGAGTGTTTGGAGAACAGCTTCGAAAATCAAATTTCTAACTCAGCTTTTAAAGACTGAATTGCTGGTTTGGAACTCTGCGCTTTTAGGTTCACAGAACCGGAATTTGCTTTGGGAGCACAAGTGGAAGGCAGTCCGGACACCCTGACACAGCCTCCCGAGCAGTCAGCGGCCAGCGTGTGCGCGCGGTTTGCTTTGGGCGACATGGCACAGTCCCCGGGGATGTGCTCCTAGAAGCCAAGCTCTGAGGAACTTGAGTCGCCATCAGTGCTGGCCCATGACTTGGTAACACAAGCACTTCCAGGACCAACCCCCGGGTCTGCCCCAAACCCACGTGCTGTGCGAGCACACCGGAGAGTATGGCTCAGGGTGCAATGTCTCACTTCTTCCTGATTTCTTAAAGCAGGGGCTTCTCCTCCCTGAATGAAACATGGGGTCTGCCAACCCTGTGCTTAGCAGAGCAGCTAATCCAACCAAGAGCCCTGGAACCCACGTCACGGAGGACCGTGTTTAGAGTGCCTGCGTCAGCCCCCAAGTCTTGCTAGACGCTTACAAAGTCACCTTTGCTCTCCATCCGATGTTCAGTTGATTGCGCTCAGCTGCTCTCCAGTGTGAGGGTTAGTGGGGGAAGTACAAGCGCAGATCAGTGTGCAGCTGTCTGAGTATCTAGACACTGCTAACCTCGACGGGGCCAAAGAAGtgtttgcaaattaaatgagACAAGTCAGCGAAGGCCCAGGATGGCACGCCCCGGGAGCACGCTCCCGACTCCACACGCCTGGAGTTCTGGACACCCCGCCTCATGCTGTAGCACGTGCTCTGACTGCAGGTTGAGATGTCTGCTCTGGAGGCTTGTGGTTTCTACCTCAGCGAGTGCATCCCAGCTCAACCTTGGGCAAGGTCACGAGAGAGCAGCCCTCGCCCACGGCTTCACCCCTACCAAAGACTGAGACACTCCGTGAAGTGGAGGGAAAATGTGCAAACTCTTGCCTGCTCTCAGGGACGACTCAAGCGGAAGTCCAAACTTTGAGGTTCCCATTTCCTGGATGAGGggcctgaggctcagaaaggaaaAGTCACTAGCCCCCCATCAAACTGCAGCCGGGAAGGCCTCCCCGGCGAGCCCCCCTCGCCGCCCCAGGGCCTCGGCAGCCCGCGCAGGGACACATCACTTCTTCTCGCGCAGGCCTGTCCCCTCTCTAACGTGTCCGTCGTCAGCTGCCGACGGAAGGCCTCCTGGTCATGACGTCGGCAGAGCTGCAGCTGCATTTCCCAACGGGAAGGAACAGACTCGCTGCCGCCTCAGGCCTCCTGTAAAACGGGGCTAGACTCCCCGTGGGTAATGGGTTGAAATGTGTCCCCCCCGAAGAAGAGACGTGGGAGTCCTCACCCCCACCGCCTCAGCATGTGACCGTGTATGGGGACGGGGTCTTCACAGAAGTGGCCCAGTTCAGGTGAGGTTACTAGGGTGGACCCTGCTCCCGTAGGACTGGTGTCCGTATTCAAAAGGGAAACTTGGAGACGCAGCCAGGCACGGAAAGAAGAtgagaagacacagggagaagacggcgtCTGCAAGCCGAGGGGACAGGCCTGGAACAGGTCCAGCCCTCAGGGCCCTCCCAGGGAGCCGACCCTGCCTGCACCTCGATCCTGGACTCCGCCTCTGGAACTGGGAGACAAGACACCCCTGTGGTTTGCCCCCACCCCGTCCTGGGGTGCTCTGTCACCAGCCACTAGTGCAGACAAGGCCCCCGAGCCCACCTATGCCAGGCCGACTGCACTGGGACGTATCTTTTCTAGGTATCCAAGTGATACGTGTAAATTCCACGCATCTAGACAAGACATCAGCACACGAGGAGAACTTCCTCACAGGTGATCCGAGCACCCACAAGCGTCCCGAGGGTGGCCGTCTGGGCACCTGCAGCTTTTACGTTTTTATTGGGGTCACACTTTCTACGTGATTTTGTCTATTGGCTTTTTCACACCAACATGCTACAGAGTGTGTTGCAGGTGACGAGGTGTCCACAGCACTGGCCACACGTGCCCATGTCATCCAGAAGCACGGCCTCTGATGTCACCAGGGTCTTTGGCAGCTACAGACGAGGGTGTGGTGAGCACTGGCACGGGGCCGAAGTCACTGTGAGTCCCCGTCTGTCCCAGTTAAGGACACTGAGGAGGCTTCGAAGTGCCCAGTCCACCCCGCCCGGCCACTCTCATGGAACGGGCAACATCCCAGGCCTGTCCCTGCACCTTGCCGGCGGGGCACCGGAAGCCTTCGCTTCTTGCTATTTGGACATTACTTTCTCTCAGGGAGGGAGAAATGCTTTCTTACTGAGCTCATCTGATCAGTCATCTGGATTTCTCCTCCACACGGCCGTGAAGATCGAGGGACCACAGCTAGCGAGGCAGGCTGTTTCCCTCCTGGGAGGAATCCGACCTCTGGTTCCGGAAGGCCAGCCTAAGGACAGCCGGCAAGAAGGTGGAATCCCTCCCCTCTGGGCGAACGACCTGGTTTAACATCCTTGGTCTCTAATGCACCGTCGGCCcgcagaaggaaggaggcaggtagCAGGGGCGCCCAGCCTCCAGGAAGAGAAGGTTCAAAAGGATGGTGGTTCCCAGCCGACGCCTGCTCAGGTGGCCCGGGGCCCCGGCAGGGACCTTTGTCAAGCTCCCAGCTGCTTCCACCGGGCAGCCGCCACCGCCAAAGCCCAAGGAAGCTCCTCAGGGAGAGAACGTCCACCTCTCTCGCCGCTCCCGGGCGTCAGCCCCCC
Protein-coding regions in this window:
- the LOC105087103 gene encoding cancer/testis antigen 1, with amino-acid sequence MGSDADGGGAVRAADAGAGAAVVAVEAAGGGQGAPGGPGDLGGPGEPIHPGDPGDPGDPGDLDGPGAPGGPGVAGEADGAAGGIPQIERAPQAPGPGGDAAPAAGGPGNQLLQFFFTVPFPSPVEAEIAHWFLTPNVELQGPVQEEFSVNGSVLAVRLTAEDPGQLRTSIASCLDQLFLVMQAMQCFVPPSFAQPQQGKGG